One genomic region from Populus nigra chromosome 8, ddPopNigr1.1, whole genome shotgun sequence encodes:
- the LOC133701620 gene encoding uncharacterized protein LOC133701620, with amino-acid sequence MKGAKRFAVSDSLPDSNDTALRNKRIMAGLLFDVHRPEPSQQQLTPPLDVKRAESSQHHVRALNNQFASWVQTQLKNHPDELWEDGIQDYLAHASNIMEKFSDVVNWLKANSAKGGSVADSLTTEKKLVPEIKNNESKLLQEKTGFALPSTSASFTSSWSFGVFSANQSSGGVSSSSQSSSLFSNGESSATFSNNLGSGLFSNNQSSGFFSNSQTFGLYSNNQSSGALSSGQSCGAFSNSQTPFSINQSTGAVSNSQSLGALSNSQTPFSINQSTGAFSNSQSLGALSNSQTPFSFNQSSAAFSESQSLGVLSNSQTPFSFGGQSSTPTTHNTADDADDGNELQQPGSPSVKKSVEKGIVTVHEVKCKLYVKSSDPAVQDTWKDKGTGQLSIKCKEGISKGAKESKPTIVVRNDVGKVLLNALLYPGIKTNPQKNSLVAIFHTAGDDSGNNDSVVARTFLLRMKTEEDRNKLATAIQEYAPTS; translated from the exons atgaaaggaGCGAAACGATTTGCAGTTTCAGACTCACTCCCTGATTCCAATGACACGGCA TTGCGGAATAAAAGAATAATGGCAGGATTGCTATTTGATGTTCATAGACCCGAACCATCCCAGCAACAATTGACTCCGCCGTTGGATGTGAAACGGGCTGAGTCATCACAGCATCACGTGAGAGCTCTCAATAATCAATTTGCCAG TTGGGTTCAAACACAACTGAAGAACCATCCCGATGAACTTTGGGAAGATGGGATTCAAGACTACCTTGCTCATGCTTCAAACATTATG GAGAAGTTTAGTGATGTTGTCAACTGGCTTAAAGCAAACTCTGCAAAAGGAGGATCTGTTGCTGACTCTCTTACAACTGAAAAGAAATTAGTGCCTGAAATAAAGAATAATGAGAGCAAATTACTTCAAGAAAAAACTGGTTTTGCTCTACCAAGTACAAGTGCAAGCTTTACAAGTTCCTGGAGCTTTGGTGTGTTTTCTGCCAACCAAAGTTCTGGAGGAGTATCATCTAGTAGCCAAAGCTCTAGTTTATTCTCCAACGGTGAAAGTTCTGCTACATTCTCGAACAATCTAGGTTCTGGTTTGTTCTCAAACAACCAAAGCTCTGGATTCTTCTCAAACAGTCAAACTTTTGGACTCTACTCCAACAATCAAAGCTCTGGAGCATTATCCAGCGGCCAAAGTTGTGGAGCGTTCTCCAACAGTCAAACACCTTTCTCCATTAATCAAAGCACTGGAGCAGTCTCCAACAGCCAAAGTTTAGGAGCACTCTCCAACAGTCAAACACCTTTCTCCATTAATCAAAGCACTGGAGCATTCTCCAACAGCCAAAGTTTAGGAGCACTCTCCAACAGTCAAACACCTTTCTCCTTTAATCAAAGCTCTGCAGCATTCTCTGAAAGCCAAAGTTTAGGAGTGCTCTCCAACAGTCAAACACCTTTCTCATTTG gaGGTCAAAGCTCCACCCCCACAACCCATAACACTGCAGATGATGCTGATGATG gaaatgaattacagcAACCTGGCAGTCCATCTGTGAAGAAGTCTGTAGAGAAGGGTATTGTTACAGTCCATGAAGTCAAGTGCAAGCTCTATGTGAAG TCAAGTGATCCAGCAGTTCAAGACACGTGGAAAGATAAAGGCACAGGGCAGCTTTCCATCAAATGCAAAGAGGGGATAAGCAAGGGCGCAAAAGAATCTAAACCAACAATTGTTGTTCGAAATGAT GTGGGAAAAGTGTTACTAAATGCTTTGCTATATCCAGGAATCAAGACAAATCCACAGAAGAATTCCCTTGTTGCAATATTTCATACTGCG GGTGATGACAGTGGCAATAATGATAGTGTTGTGGCACGCACTTTTTTATTAAGGATGAAAACAGAGGAGGATCGGAATAAGTTAGCAACAGCAATCCAAGAATATGCTCCCACATCATGA
- the LOC133701145 gene encoding UDP-galactose/UDP-glucose transporter 2-like: MKGEDQTRYLFGISLSDRPKWQQFLICSSGFFFGYLINGICEEYVYNRLQFSYGWYFTFVQGFVYLVLIYLQGFTPKQMVNPWKTYWKLSAVLMGSHGLTKGSLAFLNYPAQIMFKSTKVLPVMLMGAFIPGLRRKYPVHEYISALLLVIGLILFTLADAQTSPNFSIIGVLMISGALIMDSLMGNLQEAIFTMNPDTTQIEVLFCSTIVGLPFLLPPMILTGELFKAWKSCAQHPYVYGVLVFEAMATFVGQISVLSLIAIFGAAATAMITTARKAVTLLLSYMIFTKPLTEQHGTGLLLLAMGIILKMVPVDYKPPTRSAARHGKSHFKEEISLGDIRKAEGAEEKRPLV; encoded by the exons ATGAAGGGAGAGGATCAGACGAGGTATTTGTTCGGGATTTCTTTATCTGACCGGCCTAAATGGCAACAGTTTCTTATTTGCTCTTCCGGGTTCTTCTTTGGTTATCTCATTAATGGCATCTGCGAG GAATATGTGTATAATCGGCTCCAATTCAG CTATGGTTGGTATTTCACATTTGTACAAGGATTTGTGTACTTGGTGCTTATATACTTGCAGGGTTTCACCCCCAAGCAAATGGTGAACCCATGGAAAACTTATTGGAAACTCTCTGCTGTTCTTATGGGTTCTCATGGGTTGACTAAGGGGTCCCTGGCCTTTCTTAACTATCCAGCTCAAATCATGTTCAAATCCACCAAG GTACTGCCAGTCATGTTAATGGGAGCCTTCATTCCAGGATTGAGAAGAAAATATCCAGTTCACGAATACATATCAGCTCTGCTTCTGGTTATTGGTCTGATCCTTTTCACCTTGGCAGATGCTCAAACATCTCCAAATTTTAGTATAATTGGTGTGCTGATGATTTCTGGTGCTTTAATTATGGATTCTTTGATGGGTAATTTGCAAGAAGCAATTTTTACTATGAATCCTGACACCACGCAG ATCGAGGTGCTGTTCTGCTCGACAATTGTTGGATTGCCTTTCTTGCTTCCACCAATGATCCTGACTGGAGAGCTGTTTAAGGCTTGGAAATCCTGTGCTCAA CATCCTTATGTGTATGGAGTGTTAGTATTTGAAGCCATGGCCACATTCGTTGGCCAAATTTCTGTTCTGTCCCTCATTGCCATTTTTGGTGCTGCTGCCACTGCCATG ATAACAACTGCTAGAAAGGCAGTTACCTTGTTGCTCTCATACATGATATTCACAAAGCCATTAACTGAGCAGCATGGGACAGGGCTGCTACTTCTGGCCATGGGAATAATATTGAAGATGGTTCCTGTAGATTACAAACCCCCCACTAGGAGTGCAGCTAGACATGGGAAGTCCCATTTCAAAGAAGAAATAAGCCTAGGAGATATTAGGAAAGCTGAAGGTGCTGAAGAAAAACGGCCCTTAGTGTGA
- the LOC133701619 gene encoding calcium-dependent protein kinase 26-like, with protein MDIANSDNIIQPSTSCHCYRISSLTDTILDTTEVANLKDRYVLGEQLGWGQFGIIRACSDKLSGEVLACKSIAKDRLATLNDVRSVKLEIEIMSRLSGHPNVVNLKAVYEEEDHVHLLMELCAGGELFHRLEKHGRFSEQNARVIFRHLMQVVQYCHENGIVHRDLKPENILLATNSLSSPIKLADFGLATYIKPGHSLHGTVGSPFYIAPEVLAGGYNQAADVWSAGVILYILISGMPPFWGKSKSRIFDAVRAAELRFPPKFWDQISTSAKDLITGMLCKDPFKRLNTAQVLAHSWVQDGAQLAQESNMQDNLNCEQLEICGGSFSTPFIAKDQAYSFTYELPVTGGDQQGHSPTPTSSFSSFLVNDNTPCSASGGFSFSNHDEPGATEFSSPILSMLSFTFFSPITEVDKGDFSFGTKATESKWDAIHGESVQRKLPALSATSAPVHRGIEEMMQKIEFPREGCNGYKLSSIHSRRNHTIGLGELDQLNIMVTESVIRWASCTHIPTAPSLRLSLVC; from the exons ATGGACATAGCCAATAGCGACAACATTATACAGCCTTCAACATCTTGTCACTGCTACAGGATATCCAGCCTGACTGATACAATTTTGGACACGACTGAAGTGGCGAACTTGAAAGATCGGTATGTTCTTGGGGAGCAGTTGGGGTGGGGACAATTTGGTATCATAAGGGCATGCTCGGATAAGCTGTCTGGTGAGGTTTTAGCTTGCAAATCGATTGCTAAAGATAGATTGGCCACGCTCAATGATGTGCGCAGTGTAAAGCTTGAGATTGAAATAATGAGTAGGTTATCAGGGCATCCAAACGTTGTGAATCTCAAGGCAGTGTATGAGGAGGAGGATCATGTGCATCTTTTGATGGAATTGTGCGCAGGTGGGGAGCTTTTTCACCGACTTGAAAAGCATGGTAGGTTCTCAGAACAAAATGCTCGTGTTATCTTTAGACATCTTATGCAAGTGGTTCAGTACTGTCATGAAAATGGCATCGTTCACAGAGATTTGAAGCCTGAAAACATTCTCTTAGCCACCAATTCTTTATCATCACCAATTAAATTGGCTGACTTTGGTCTTGCAACTTACATCAAACCTG GGCATAGTTTGCATGGGACAGTTGGAAGTCCATTTTACATTGCTCCCGAGGTACTGGCTGGAGGTTATAACCAGGCTGCTGATGTGTGGAGTGCTGGTGTTATTCTTTACATTCTTATAAGTGGGATGCCCCCATTTTGGGGGAAGAGCAAATCAAGGATCTTTGATGCAGTTAGGGCTGCAGAACTACGGTTCCCTCCCAAATTCTGGGATCAAATATCCACATCTGCCAAGGACTTGATCACTGGAATGCTCTGTAAAGATCCTTTCAAGAGGCTTAATACTGCACAGGTGTTAG CTCACTCCTGGGTGCAGGATGGGGCACAACTAGCTCAAGAATCCAACATGCAGGACAACCTTAACTGTGAACAGCTAGAAATTTGTGGAGGTTCATTTTCTACCCCATTCATCGCCAAGGATCAAGCCTACAGCTTCACTTATGAATTGCCTGTAACTGGTGGGGATCAACAAGGGCACTCTCCTACACCcacatcatcattttcttccttCCTAGTTAACGACAACACCCCTTGCTCTGCATCTGGAGGTTTTTCTTTTAGCAACCATGATGAACCAGGTGCAACAGAGTTCTCATCTCCCATTTTATCAATGCTAAGCTTTACCTTCTTTAGTCCTATCACTGAAGTTGATAAAGGAGATTTCTCGTTTGGTACTAAAGCCACCGAGTCGAAATGGGACGCAATACATGGAG AATCAGTTCAGCGAAAGCTCCCTGCATTGTCAGCTACTTCTGCTCCAGTTCACCGTGGAATAGAAGAAATGATGCAGAAGATAGAATTTCCACGGGAAGGGTGCAATGGGTATAAATTATCCAGTATCCACAGCAGAAGAAATCACACCATAGGACTTGGCGAGCTCGATCAACTTAATATCATGGTCACCGAATCGGTTATTCGCTGGGCGTCATGCACACATATCCCTACCGCCCCATCACTTAGATTATCACTTGTATGTTAG
- the LOC133702271 gene encoding uncharacterized protein LOC133702271, whose amino-acid sequence MASSSMISSSSSCKQIPFLIERKPLMLKDYLLDDLSSCSSKGFKSFPRSHCCTTVRFLLEVDHKTKQQRQQRQLYKRSKSSKAASTTISALQKASVAVINAVKLLPFPSSNSTVKSPSPSRTRKGLLPRCLSRKLFKKSFWRKTPDHNGQCKESNEIRGWRLFHEFLEEQDRQSDQITSRISTSSRTSSNSNSNVWTTESESTVGSGNSTTSESCIRGANDAVCNNKDLIKEVSDRVGVSVGQDSITNREEWPNDTEKEQFSPVSILDCPFQDDEEEISSPFHRSPIRMEGTKQKLMQKIRRLESLAQLDPVDLEKRIAMAELGDESLESPVQHCSMSIKSDNNDNFREAKEENGTERHAQELLKQVKSTIASHSLSSKLDSLLVDFFTEKIVENNASGSVIGLYKEFEQELGVAQDWINGQPAEMFLGWEVVESRRAYLKEMEKNGKWKNVDQEKEEFALELEVEVFNSLVDEALLDYILAN is encoded by the exons ATGGCTTCTTCTTCTATGAtaagctcttcttcttcttgtaaaCAAATACCCTTTTTGATCGAAAGAAAACCCTTGATGCTCAAAGATTATCTTCTTGATGATCTAAGTTCATGCTCATCCAAAGGCTTCAAGTCATTTCCTCGTAGTCACTGCTGTACAACCGTCCGATTTCTCCTCGAAGTCGACCACAAAACCAAACAGCAGCGGCAGCAAAGGCAGCTTTACAAAAGAAGTAAATCATCAAAAGCAGCGTCTACAACAATATCAGCTCTTCAAAAAGCATCAGTTGCTGTTATCAACGCCGTTAAACTACTCCCATTTCCCTCCTCCAACTCCACCGTAAAGTCTCCGTCACCTTCAAGAACCAGAAAGGGGCTTTTACCTCGATGTCTTTCACGGAAGCTGTTTAAGAAGAGCTTTTGGAGAAAAACACCTGATCACAATGGTCAATGTAAAGAAAGTAATGAGATCAGAGGGTGGAGATTGTTCCATGAGTTCTTGGAGGAACAAGATAGACAGTCTGATCAAATCACCAGCAGAATTTCAACTAGTTCAAGAACCAGCAGCAACAGTAACAGTAACGTTTGGACTACTGAGAGTGAATCTACTGTTGGCAGTGGTAATTCTACTACGTCAGAGAGTTGTATAAGGGGCGCAAACGACGCCGTTTGTAATAATAAAGATCTAATCAAGGAAGTCAGCGACAGAGTAGGCGTATCAGTCGGCCAGGATTCCATCACAAACAGAGAG GAGTGGCCAAATGACACGGAGAAGGAGCAATTCAGTCCGGTGTCAATTCTGGACTGTCCATTCCAGGACGATGAAGAAGAGATTAGCTCTCCTTTCCATCGTAGTCCTATCCGCATGGAAG GGACTAAACAAAAGCTTATGCAAAAGATCAGAAGGTTAGAGAGCCTCGCTCAACTAGACCCTGTAGACTTGGAAAAACGAATTGCGATGGCAGAGTTGGGGGATGAATCTCTTGAATCCCCAGTGCAACATTGTTCAATGTCTATCAAAAGTGATAATAACGACAATTTCAGAGAAGCGAAGGAAGAAAATGGAACAGAAAGGCATGCACAGGAGCTGCTCAAGCAGGTCAAATCAACTATAGCATCACATAGCTTATCATCTAAGCTAGATAGTCTATTGGTAGACTTCTTCACAGAGAAAATTGTGGAAAACAATGCGAGTGGAAGCGTGATCGGGTTATATAAAGAATTTGAGCAGGAGCTAGGAGTAGCACAGGATTGGATTAACGGGCAGCCTGCAGAAATGTTTTTGGGGTGGGAGGTGGTGGAGAGCAGGCGTGCCTACCTTAAAGAAATGGAGAAGAATGGGAAGTGGAAAAACGTGGATCAAGAAAAGGAAGAGTTTGCTTTGGAGTTGGAGGTTGAGGTTTTTAATTCATTGGTAGACGAAGCTTTACTTGATTATATTCTAGCTAATTAA